A genomic segment from Desulfurella amilsii encodes:
- the murC gene encoding UDP-N-acetylmuramate--L-alanine ligase, producing MYFVGIGGIGMSSIAQYLHSKGFKIKGSDLSENKNVLALKEIGIEVHIGHNPQNITNDVAFVIASSAIKEDNPEIIEAIKRSIRVFRRYELLALLFNEKFGIAIAGSHGKTTTTSLATELLCEASLNPAAIIGGRIQKIKQNVMCGNSNFFIAEADESDGGFLLLNPKIAIVTNIDNDHLNYYKIFENEVEAFREFIKKSNYAILNIDDENLSKIANQLDKGRCFTYSLHNKSAHFWAENTIHTGKFSQFVVNTPQGKIDIKLNIPGAHNISNSLAIVGLAHILRIEKQHLQKALEFFSGVDRRFSFRSFLKDNVEVYDDYAHHPKEIEATLQAARQVTKSRVVAIFQPHRYTRVQSLMDEFSKCFRLADIVFLLDIYPAGEKSIEDINSKVLAENINKFSNNCVYIDDINRIKPILLKETKAGDLVITMGAGDITKLSYQLNSNASS from the coding sequence ATTTACTTCGTCGGTATTGGCGGTATTGGGATGAGTTCTATTGCTCAATATTTGCATTCGAAAGGTTTTAAAATAAAAGGCTCGGATCTAAGCGAAAATAAAAATGTGCTTGCGTTAAAAGAGATTGGTATTGAAGTTCATATAGGTCATAACCCGCAAAATATTACAAACGATGTTGCCTTTGTTATAGCATCGTCTGCTATAAAAGAAGACAACCCAGAAATTATTGAAGCAATAAAACGTAGTATAAGAGTTTTTAGAAGATATGAACTGCTGGCTTTACTCTTTAACGAAAAATTCGGTATTGCAATTGCAGGTTCTCATGGAAAAACCACAACTACATCTCTTGCAACAGAACTCTTATGTGAAGCCTCTCTAAATCCTGCTGCAATTATTGGCGGTAGAATTCAAAAAATAAAACAAAATGTTATGTGTGGAAACAGTAATTTCTTTATTGCAGAGGCGGATGAAAGTGATGGGGGGTTTTTACTTTTAAACCCAAAAATCGCTATTGTAACCAATATCGACAACGACCATCTAAATTATTACAAAATTTTTGAAAATGAAGTAGAAGCATTCAGAGAATTTATAAAAAAAAGCAATTATGCAATATTGAACATTGATGATGAAAATCTATCTAAAATTGCAAATCAATTAGATAAAGGACGTTGTTTTACTTATTCTTTACATAACAAAAGCGCTCACTTTTGGGCCGAAAATACAATTCATACTGGGAAATTTAGTCAATTTGTTGTTAATACGCCTCAAGGCAAAATTGATATAAAATTAAATATACCAGGTGCTCACAATATCTCAAACTCATTGGCAATTGTGGGTTTAGCACACATATTACGCATAGAAAAACAACATCTTCAAAAAGCACTTGAGTTTTTCAGTGGTGTTGATAGAAGATTTAGTTTCAGATCTTTTTTGAAAGATAATGTAGAAGTATATGATGATTATGCACATCACCCAAAAGAGATCGAGGCTACGCTCCAAGCAGCTAGACAAGTAACTAAATCTCGTGTGGTTGCTATTTTCCAACCACATAGATACACAAGAGTCCAATCTTTAATGGATGAGTTTTCTAAATGCTTCAGGCTTGCTGATATCGTTTTTTTACTTGACATATATCCAGCTGGAGAAAAATCAATTGAAGACATAAATTCAAAGGTTTTGGCTGAAAACATTAATAAATTTTCAAATAATTGCGTATATATAGATGATATAAACCGTATAAAGCCAATTTTGCTCAAAGAAACCAAAGCAGGCGATTTGGTAATCACGATGGGTGCAGGCGATATAACAAAACTTTCATATCAGCTAAATTCTAATGCATCAAGTTGA
- the murB gene encoding UDP-N-acetylmuramate dehydrogenase — protein sequence MHQVEINTSNITSFKQHGFCTLNYIETIDDFNKIEQGGLIGGGSNLLIKTNHSLFKLSKTFSYININNSLVIIGGSTSISFVNRTLIKNEFSGLEFLGGIPATIGGCVRMNASAFGKSIEEIFEYAICYSADKGIHTVYKNEASFDYRDSNFKNKIILEVGLCLKKTHSDDIEKKIRENIQIRLTKAPILRTFGSTFKNPPHMAAGKLIEECGLKGKTVNDAMISQKHANYIINLHKAVVDDVLHLIDIAKNNVYKKFNIELEEEVIIL from the coding sequence ATGCATCAAGTTGAAATAAATACTAGCAATATAACATCTTTTAAACAACATGGTTTTTGTACATTAAATTATATAGAAACCATAGATGACTTTAACAAAATAGAGCAGGGTGGGTTAATTGGTGGTGGTAGCAATTTGCTAATTAAAACAAATCATTCTTTATTTAAGCTTTCTAAAACGTTTTCTTATATAAATATAAACAACTCTTTAGTAATCATTGGTGGCTCAACCAGCATAAGTTTTGTAAATAGAACATTAATAAAAAACGAATTCTCAGGGCTTGAATTTTTAGGTGGTATACCGGCCACTATTGGTGGTTGCGTTAGAATGAATGCCAGCGCTTTTGGAAAAAGTATAGAAGAAATTTTTGAGTATGCCATTTGCTACAGTGCAGATAAAGGTATCCATACTGTTTATAAAAATGAAGCTAGTTTTGATTATAGAGACTCTAACTTTAAAAACAAAATTATTTTGGAAGTAGGTTTGTGCCTTAAAAAAACGCATTCAGATGATATTGAAAAAAAAATTAGAGAAAACATTCAAATTAGACTTACAAAAGCTCCAATTTTAAGGACATTTGGCAGTACTTTTAAAAATCCCCCACATATGGCTGCTGGAAAATTGATAGAAGAATGCGGTCTTAAGGGGAAAACTGTAAATGATGCCATGATTAGTCAAAAACACGCAAACTATATTATAAATTTACATAAGGCCGTCGTAGATGACGTATTGCATTTAATTGACATTGCTAAAAATAATGTTTATAAAAAGTTCAATATTGAGCTGGAAGAGGAGGTCATAATATTATGA
- a CDS encoding D-alanine--D-alanine ligase family protein: protein MSILVVCGGNSSERDVSIKSGSAIHQALQNLKYDAQNFICYNKKDCIETILDRKPDIVFIALHGGFGEDGTLQAALEMHNIKHTGSNSLSSKICMNKFFTKAILKEYHIPTKPAFLVKNIEDIEHIKSFPVCIKPNSEGSSIGVEFAYDNIQLEAKCIELIKQFKELIIEEKITGIEATLGMVDGECLPLIEIAPKKGFYDYKNKYTKGATEYIIPARVNQSIIDEINRIGKIIYKALSCKGAIRIDMMLEKNIPYVLEVNTIPGMTLTSLLPNAAKNVNISFEMLVEKILKSAYEGL from the coding sequence ATGAGTATTTTGGTTGTCTGCGGTGGTAACTCATCGGAAAGAGACGTATCTATAAAAAGCGGTAGCGCAATACACCAAGCTCTCCAAAATTTAAAATACGATGCGCAAAATTTTATCTGCTACAATAAAAAAGACTGCATTGAAACAATATTAGACAGAAAACCAGATATTGTGTTTATTGCCCTACATGGTGGCTTTGGAGAAGATGGTACACTGCAGGCAGCACTTGAAATGCACAATATTAAACACACTGGATCAAACTCTCTTTCAAGCAAAATTTGCATGAATAAATTTTTTACAAAAGCTATTTTAAAAGAATATCACATTCCAACCAAACCAGCCTTTTTAGTAAAAAACATAGAAGATATTGAACATATAAAAAGCTTCCCCGTATGTATAAAACCAAACAGTGAAGGCTCTTCAATTGGTGTTGAATTTGCATACGATAACATCCAACTTGAAGCAAAATGTATTGAACTAATTAAACAATTTAAAGAGTTAATCATTGAAGAAAAGATAACTGGTATAGAAGCTACACTTGGTATGGTTGATGGCGAATGCCTGCCTCTAATAGAAATTGCACCAAAGAAAGGCTTTTATGATTATAAAAATAAATACACAAAAGGTGCAACTGAGTATATAATACCTGCTAGAGTCAACCAGTCTATTATTGATGAAATTAACAGAATTGGAAAAATAATCTACAAAGCTCTTTCATGCAAAGGCGCAATAAGAATTGATATGATGCTAGAAAAAAATATACCCTATGTATTAGAAGTAAATACAATACCTGGTATGACTCTAACAAGCCTGCTGCCAAACGCAGCAAAAAATGTAAACATAAGTTTTGAAATGCTTGTAGAAAAAATACTTAAATCTGCGTATGAAGGACTTTAA
- a CDS encoding cell division protein FtsQ/DivIB yields MKDFKNFKTYKKQKKDYSLIKRKIFLIVLSACLFIAFFYGIYKGLYFLNNTQKSKLRYVYIKGNKILKSSYLVNTLHTGNNTKLNNKLKVDVYNKLMKNPFIAESRVAIIKPDTLYIDIKEKVPLCILDFNNKQFVFSNSGQYITDRIDPQKINIYKILHIKMANLTPQINNKNVILALVDLYKKLDKLEKISYIMIVGNEFEVFLENGVMVKANVFNCDYNKSTGRLETIWPKLLPDIKKIESVSICYPDRIIIKWKTKEINSGR; encoded by the coding sequence ATGAAGGACTTTAAGAACTTTAAAACCTATAAAAAACAAAAAAAAGATTACTCTTTAATTAAAAGAAAAATCTTTTTAATAGTATTATCTGCATGTTTATTTATAGCTTTTTTTTATGGAATATACAAAGGTTTATATTTTCTTAATAACACACAAAAGTCAAAGTTAAGATATGTATACATTAAAGGAAATAAAATTCTTAAGTCAAGCTATTTAGTTAACACTTTACATACAGGGAATAATACGAAACTTAACAACAAATTAAAAGTAGATGTTTACAATAAATTGATGAAAAACCCATTTATTGCTGAATCACGCGTAGCTATTATTAAACCTGATACACTTTATATAGATATTAAAGAAAAAGTACCATTATGTATCCTAGATTTTAACAACAAGCAGTTTGTTTTTTCTAATAGTGGTCAATACATAACAGACCGCATTGATCCCCAAAAAATAAACATATATAAAATTTTACACATTAAAATGGCAAACTTAACACCTCAAATTAATAATAAAAATGTCATATTAGCACTTGTAGATTTATACAAAAAGTTAGACAAATTAGAAAAAATTAGTTATATTATGATAGTAGGCAATGAATTTGAAGTTTTTTTAGAAAACGGTGTTATGGTAAAAGCAAATGTATTTAATTGCGATTATAATAAATCTACAGGAAGGCTTGAAACAATTTGGCCTAAACTTTTGCCAGATATCAAAAAGATAGAAAGCGTTTCAATATGTTATCCAGATAGAATTATAATAAAATGGAAAACAAAGGAGATAAACAGTGGAAGATAG
- the ftsA gene encoding cell division protein FtsA, with protein sequence MEDSGRIIVGLDIGTTKVCTVVGKYETTELKIIGIGTNPSSGLRKGIVINIDQAVDSIKKSIFKAEQMSGIKITNVYAGISGSHIRSYNSTGVIAVKGNEVTEPDIKRVIDGAKAIIIPPDREIIHVIPQEFIVDEQTGIKEPLGMSCIRLEAKVHVVTGVVSNIQNIIKCCQKSNLNVTDIVLQPIASSLAVLTQDEKDIGVCLVDIGGGTTDIAVFLNNSLKHTFILSIGGDHVTNDISVAFRLPYKEAESLKINYGTALIEGEYEDQVIDLQRNFSSKIKQIYKSDLAQVIEPRTEEIFSFVKEELEKLNILGLLGAGIVLTGGSAMLENITDLAENVFKLPVRVGYPINIGGIKDALDNPMYSTAIGLTMYAIENRQEKGDVLATPISGDASFSSIILKMKKWIKEMF encoded by the coding sequence GTGGAAGATAGCGGTAGAATTATAGTAGGCTTGGATATAGGCACAACAAAAGTATGCACAGTGGTTGGCAAATATGAAACGACAGAATTAAAAATAATAGGCATAGGAACAAACCCATCTTCCGGACTTAGAAAAGGTATAGTGATAAACATAGATCAAGCCGTTGATTCAATTAAAAAATCAATATTCAAAGCCGAACAAATGAGCGGTATTAAAATAACAAATGTCTATGCGGGTATTTCAGGTAGTCATATTCGCTCTTATAATTCAACTGGCGTGATAGCAGTAAAAGGCAATGAAGTTACAGAACCTGATATAAAAAGAGTAATAGACGGTGCTAAAGCAATTATCATACCACCAGACAGGGAAATCATACATGTTATACCGCAAGAATTTATTGTTGATGAGCAAACCGGTATAAAAGAACCCTTAGGCATGTCTTGCATTCGACTTGAAGCTAAAGTGCATGTGGTTACAGGCGTGGTATCAAATATACAAAATATTATCAAATGTTGCCAAAAAAGTAATTTAAATGTTACTGATATAGTACTTCAGCCAATTGCTTCATCTTTGGCTGTATTAACACAAGACGAAAAAGACATTGGTGTTTGTTTGGTTGATATTGGTGGTGGTACTACAGATATAGCTGTTTTCTTAAATAATTCCCTTAAGCATACTTTTATCTTATCCATTGGCGGAGATCATGTAACAAACGATATTTCTGTGGCATTTAGACTACCATACAAAGAAGCCGAAAGCTTAAAAATCAATTATGGAACCGCTTTAATTGAAGGTGAATATGAAGATCAGGTTATTGATCTTCAAAGAAACTTCTCTTCAAAAATTAAGCAAATATATAAAAGCGATTTAGCTCAAGTTATTGAGCCTCGAACGGAAGAAATTTTTTCTTTTGTCAAAGAAGAATTAGAAAAACTAAATATATTGGGTTTACTTGGTGCTGGAATAGTGTTAACAGGCGGTAGTGCAATGTTAGAAAATATTACCGATCTAGCAGAAAATGTGTTCAAATTACCAGTTAGAGTAGGCTATCCGATCAATATTGGTGGCATAAAAGATGCACTGGATAACCCAATGTACTCAACGGCAATTGGTTTAACAATGTATGCAATAGAAAATCGTCAAGAAAAGGGTGATGTTTTAGCAACACCAATTAGTGGTGATGCGTCTTTTTCTTCTATTATTTTAAAAATGAAGAAATGGATCAAGGAGATGTTCTGA
- the ftsZ gene encoding cell division protein FtsZ: MSDIKQKSNELIREGAVIKVLGIGGGGSNAVNNMVKYGIKHVEFISINTDKQALDLSLSPNKLQIGSNLTKGLGAGSDPQKGKKAAEESIEDIKKALQGTDMVFITAGMGGGTGTGASPVVAKVAKDLGALTIGVVTKPFSYEGKNKEKIAKEGLEELKQIVDSIIIVPNQKLFDFYKNLTLIDAFKKVDDILRQAVQSIVELVQKPIDSASFIINIDFADAQTIMSEKGIALMGIGEAAGDNRIKIATEMAISNPLLENTSIEGAKGILMNITASSNFGLQELEEAATIIQNAMNDQAIFKYGFIVNDALEEKVRVTIIATGFDEKGKATLTKKGSARYRNIDKDYFNEIRKISEMPIEDKFDIPTYIRNKEE; this comes from the coding sequence ATGAGCGATATAAAGCAAAAAAGCAATGAATTAATTCGCGAAGGTGCTGTCATAAAGGTTTTAGGTATAGGTGGCGGTGGTTCTAACGCTGTAAATAATATGGTAAAATATGGTATAAAGCATGTAGAATTCATATCTATCAACACAGATAAGCAAGCGCTTGATTTATCGTTATCACCAAACAAATTGCAAATCGGCAGTAATTTAACAAAAGGCTTAGGAGCTGGAAGTGATCCTCAAAAAGGCAAAAAGGCAGCAGAAGAAAGCATAGAGGATATTAAAAAAGCTTTGCAAGGCACAGATATGGTCTTTATTACAGCAGGCATGGGTGGTGGTACAGGCACTGGTGCAAGTCCTGTAGTTGCCAAAGTTGCAAAAGATTTAGGAGCACTAACAATTGGTGTTGTTACCAAACCTTTCAGTTATGAAGGAAAAAATAAAGAGAAAATTGCAAAAGAGGGTTTAGAAGAACTAAAACAGATTGTTGATAGTATTATTATAGTACCTAATCAAAAGTTATTTGATTTCTATAAAAATTTAACATTAATTGATGCTTTTAAAAAAGTTGACGATATTTTAAGACAAGCTGTACAAAGCATCGTTGAGCTTGTTCAAAAACCAATCGACAGTGCATCATTTATTATTAACATTGATTTCGCCGATGCCCAAACAATAATGAGCGAAAAAGGCATTGCTTTGATGGGAATAGGTGAAGCAGCAGGTGACAATCGCATAAAAATTGCAACAGAAATGGCAATCTCAAATCCTCTGCTTGAAAACACCAGCATAGAAGGTGCAAAAGGTATCTTGATGAATATTACAGCAAGCAGCAACTTCGGCTTGCAAGAGTTAGAAGAAGCGGCTACCATAATCCAAAATGCTATGAATGATCAAGCAATCTTTAAATATGGTTTCATTGTTAATGATGCACTCGAGGAAAAAGTTCGTGTAACGATTATTGCAACTGGATTTGATGAAAAGGGCAAAGCTACTTTAACTAAAAAAGGAAGCGCACGATATAGAAACATAGATAAAGATTATTTTAATGAAATACGAAAAATATCCGAGATGCCTATTGAGGATAAATTTGATATACCAACATATATAAGGAACAAAGAAGAGTAG
- the plsY gene encoding glycerol-3-phosphate 1-O-acyltransferase PlsY translates to MIWIFLVSAFSFLIGSVPSGYLIGKSKGMDLKSEGSGNIGASNVYRVLGKKEALLTLLFDMAKGFVAVLIVKQLPFTQNVKEILISISIIFVVLGHDFSIFLGFKGGKGVATTYGSILLYSNYAFVGLFLWILILKVTKYASLASLLSFTVTTLLVIIFESSLKMKIVFLILLGLMVIRHFSNITRLFTNSEHKIKGSV, encoded by the coding sequence TTGATTTGGATATTCTTAGTATCTGCTTTTTCTTTTTTGATAGGTAGCGTGCCATCTGGTTATTTAATAGGAAAAAGCAAAGGTATGGATTTAAAATCCGAGGGTAGTGGCAATATTGGAGCCTCTAACGTTTATAGAGTGCTTGGCAAAAAAGAGGCTTTACTCACTTTGTTGTTTGACATGGCAAAAGGTTTTGTTGCTGTGTTAATAGTTAAACAATTACCCTTTACACAAAATGTAAAAGAGATTTTAATTTCTATTTCCATAATATTTGTTGTTTTAGGTCATGATTTCTCAATATTTTTAGGATTTAAAGGTGGCAAAGGTGTGGCTACAACTTATGGCAGTATTTTATTGTATTCAAATTACGCTTTTGTCGGGTTATTTTTGTGGATTTTAATACTTAAAGTTACAAAATATGCGTCGCTAGCTTCTCTATTATCTTTTACCGTTACTACACTGTTAGTTATAATATTTGAGAGTAGCCTTAAGATGAAAATAGTTTTTCTTATTTTATTGGGCTTGATGGTAATAAGACACTTTAGTAATATAACTAGATTGTTTACAAATAGCGAACATAAAATAAAAGGGAGCGTTTAA
- a CDS encoding DUF507 family protein, whose translation MALNEKEINFIADKIVNVMIKKGLVQLKKDKMVIADFVQKTLEQDALKEKEIDQKTLLYIENYKEQIIQENIDQTKFFQMMKRKVAEKEGFVL comes from the coding sequence ATGGCATTAAATGAAAAAGAAATTAATTTTATCGCAGATAAGATAGTTAATGTAATGATAAAAAAAGGCTTGGTTCAATTAAAAAAAGACAAAATGGTTATTGCAGACTTTGTTCAGAAAACATTAGAACAAGATGCGCTAAAAGAAAAAGAAATTGACCAAAAAACGCTTTTATACATTGAAAATTATAAAGAACAGATTATTCAGGAAAATATCGATCAAACAAAGTTTTTTCAGATGATGAAAAGAAAAGTTGCAGAAAAAGAAGGTTTTGTTTTATGA
- a CDS encoding DUF507 family protein, whose amino-acid sequence MKYSKDRIRNIARNIIKNLENNKLVDFLVSRDILLSEIENVIEDYFKINAQAYEVALEEIKKKKKIMAGSIEWDITFHQLYEQELNKRLLK is encoded by the coding sequence ATGAAATACTCAAAAGATAGAATACGCAACATAGCAAGAAATATAATAAAAAATCTTGAAAATAATAAATTAGTTGACTTTTTAGTCTCAAGAGATATTCTATTATCAGAGATTGAAAATGTTATTGAGGATTATTTTAAGATAAATGCTCAAGCCTATGAAGTTGCTTTAGAGGAAATTAAAAAGAAAAAGAAAATTATGGCCGGCAGTATTGAGTGGGATATCACATTTCATCAACTATATGAGCAAGAGCTAAATAAAAGGTTATTAAAATGA
- the carA gene encoding glutamine-hydrolyzing carbamoyl-phosphate synthase small subunit codes for MTKAYFILENGTILKGCSFGAKGTTIGEVVFNTSMSGYQEILTDPSYKGQIVLMTYPQIGNYGINDIDIESEKPMAEGFIVKELSPIASNFRSKYTLDEYLKAHSIVGISDIDTRYLTKILRQNGSMMGMITTQDYAKDELIAQSKSLGTIIGKDLVQYVTCPSSYKWEEPLYHFDFENKKTQQNLSKRPKVIVYDFGTKKNILRHLYSAGFEVIIVNAYSKYEDVKKLSPDAICLSNGPGDPRGLRDEYLQEIKKTILEYPTFGICFGLQIIARIFGAEIYKLKFGHHGANHPVKNLLTEKIEITVQNHNYAAKENSLENNGFEVTYKNLNDNSIEGVKHKNLPIFAVQYHPEASAGPHDSQYLFGEFYKMVMGGVN; via the coding sequence ATGACAAAAGCTTATTTTATATTAGAAAATGGAACAATTTTAAAAGGTTGCTCTTTTGGCGCAAAAGGTACAACAATTGGTGAAGTTGTATTCAATACAAGTATGAGCGGATATCAAGAAATATTAACAGATCCATCCTATAAAGGCCAAATTGTTCTTATGACATACCCGCAAATTGGAAATTATGGCATAAACGATATTGATATTGAAAGCGAAAAACCTATGGCAGAAGGATTTATTGTAAAAGAATTATCGCCTATAGCATCAAATTTTCGAAGTAAATATACGCTAGATGAATATTTAAAAGCACATTCAATAGTTGGTATTTCTGATATTGATACTCGATATTTGACCAAAATTTTACGCCAAAACGGTAGCATGATGGGTATGATAACAACACAAGACTATGCAAAAGATGAACTTATAGCTCAATCGAAAAGTTTAGGCACAATAATTGGAAAAGATTTAGTTCAGTATGTCACATGCCCGTCTTCTTATAAATGGGAAGAGCCATTGTATCACTTTGATTTTGAAAATAAAAAGACACAACAAAATTTATCCAAAAGGCCAAAGGTCATTGTATATGATTTTGGTACAAAAAAGAACATTTTAAGGCACTTATACAGTGCAGGTTTTGAGGTAATTATTGTAAACGCTTATTCAAAATATGAAGACGTTAAAAAACTATCTCCAGATGCTATTTGTTTATCGAACGGTCCCGGAGATCCAAGAGGCTTGAGAGATGAGTATTTGCAAGAAATAAAAAAAACAATCCTAGAATATCCTACATTTGGTATATGTTTTGGACTGCAAATAATTGCAAGGATATTTGGAGCAGAAATTTATAAATTAAAATTTGGCCACCACGGCGCTAATCATCCAGTAAAGAATCTACTTACAGAAAAAATAGAAATAACTGTTCAAAACCACAATTACGCAGCAAAGGAAAATAGCTTAGAAAATAATGGTTTTGAAGTAACATATAAAAATCTAAATGATAATAGCATAGAAGGCGTAAAACACAAAAACTTACCAATATTTGCTGTCCAATACCATCCAGAAGCAAGTGCTGGTCCGCATGATTCGCAATATTTATTCGGTGAATTTTACAAAATGGTTATGGGAGGCGTAAATTGA
- the lpxC gene encoding UDP-3-O-acyl-N-acetylglucosamine deacetylase produces MRKQRTISEIVKVSGIGVHTGKKVDVVIEPAPENTGIVFHRTDKNVFIKANQVNVVDTTLSTTLGINGIYVKTVEHLLSSLYALNIDNCIIKIDNEEVPILDGSSASWVYLLKSASFVEQKHYKKVLIVTKPVKIKDSGKFVALLPCRKFKISYSISFDGTFINKQKYELEINEQSFIKEISKARTFCFLRDIEYMQQNNLALGGSLDNAVVVDDYGIANEDPLRYENEFVRHKILDAIGDLSILNYDIKTHYIAYKSGHNLNYRLVSSLLEDKKSYVIIGSPKQETQILENLGYLSPVVG; encoded by the coding sequence TTGAGAAAACAAAGAACAATCAGTGAAATTGTCAAAGTGTCTGGCATAGGCGTTCATACAGGGAAAAAAGTAGATGTTGTAATAGAACCTGCACCAGAAAATACAGGCATAGTTTTTCATAGAACAGATAAAAATGTTTTTATTAAAGCTAATCAAGTTAATGTAGTTGATACAACTTTATCAACTACATTAGGAATAAACGGAATATATGTGAAAACTGTGGAACATTTATTGTCAAGCTTATATGCATTAAATATAGATAACTGTATTATAAAAATAGACAATGAAGAAGTACCTATACTTGACGGTTCGAGTGCGTCTTGGGTATATTTGTTAAAAAGTGCTTCGTTTGTTGAACAAAAACATTACAAAAAAGTTCTTATTGTAACCAAACCTGTAAAAATTAAAGATAGCGGCAAATTTGTTGCACTTCTACCTTGCAGAAAATTTAAAATAAGTTATTCCATTTCATTTGATGGTACTTTTATAAATAAACAAAAATATGAATTGGAAATAAACGAGCAAAGTTTTATAAAAGAAATCAGCAAAGCAAGGACATTTTGTTTTTTAAGAGATATTGAGTATATGCAACAAAATAATTTAGCACTTGGGGGTAGTTTAGATAATGCTGTTGTAGTTGATGATTATGGCATAGCAAATGAAGATCCACTAAGATATGAAAATGAGTTTGTAAGGCACAAAATTCTTGATGCAATCGGTGATTTATCAATTTTAAATTACGATATAAAAACTCACTATATTGCATACAAATCAGGTCATAATTTAAATTATAGACTTGTATCAAGTTTGCTTGAAGATAAAAAATCTTATGTCATTATAGGCTCACCAAAACAAGAAACACAAATTTTAGAAAACTTAGGTTATTTGAGCCCAGTTGTTGGTTAA
- the galE gene encoding UDP-glucose 4-epimerase GalE, with amino-acid sequence MKVLVTGGAGYIGSHTLKALRNEDIETLTFDNLSTGHEWALLGSKLFVGDLSDFESINKAILYFKPDAVMHFAASIQVGESVLNPLLYYTNNLKNTINLLNAMVKNNIEKVVFSSSAAVYGTPHNNNPVQEMCTNSPINPYGQTKLMTEKILSDMANAKQIKYIALRYFNAAGADKDIEIGQAYKFATHLITRALKTAKGEFEKLEIYGTDYPTPDGTCIRDYIHVGDLALAHVLSLKALFNNIKNEVFNVGYGNGYSVKEVISKVKKVTNIDFNVCSAPRREGDPPFLVADSSKIKQMLGWQPKYNDLEYIINTAWEWEKKLSKIQ; translated from the coding sequence ATGAAAGTTTTGGTTACAGGTGGTGCTGGCTATATTGGTTCACATACATTGAAAGCCCTAAGAAATGAAGACATAGAAACACTAACATTTGACAATTTATCTACCGGTCATGAGTGGGCTTTACTTGGAAGTAAATTATTTGTTGGTGATTTATCTGACTTTGAATCAATAAATAAAGCTATCTTGTATTTTAAACCCGACGCTGTTATGCATTTTGCTGCATCAATACAGGTTGGAGAGTCTGTTCTCAATCCCTTATTGTATTACACAAATAATTTGAAAAATACAATAAATCTTCTAAATGCTATGGTAAAAAATAATATAGAAAAAGTTGTTTTCTCATCAAGTGCTGCGGTTTATGGTACACCGCACAACAACAATCCGGTACAAGAAATGTGCACAAATTCACCTATTAATCCCTATGGTCAAACAAAACTAATGACAGAAAAAATTTTGTCTGACATGGCTAATGCAAAACAAATTAAATATATAGCCTTGAGGTATTTTAATGCTGCAGGCGCTGACAAAGATATAGAAATTGGTCAAGCATATAAATTCGCTACACATTTAATAACAAGAGCATTAAAAACAGCTAAAGGCGAGTTTGAAAAACTCGAAATTTATGGCACTGATTACCCTACACCTGATGGCACTTGCATTAGAGACTACATACATGTTGGTGATCTAGCTTTAGCGCATGTGCTTTCACTAAAAGCACTTTTTAATAATATTAAGAATGAAGTGTTCAATGTAGGCTACGGAAATGGCTATTCTGTTAAAGAAGTTATAAGTAAGGTAAAAAAAGTAACAAATATCGACTTTAATGTTTGCAGCGCTCCACGCCGAGAAGGAGACCCTCCTTTCCTTGTAGCAGACAGCTCAAAAATCAAACAAATGCTTGGATGGCAGCCAAAATATAACGATTTAGAGTATATTATAAATACCGCATGGGAATGGGAAAAAAAATTAAGTAAAATCCAATAA